The Thiomonas sp. FB-Cd genome includes a window with the following:
- a CDS encoding CopD family protein: MTGLLIFLHLLGAIVWMGGMVFVLFSLRPAAFAELEVPQRPRLLLASLQRFFSLVWLSIALLLASGLGMMLPVGFAHAPLAWHAMFGIGLVMMALFAHLFFAPFMRARRAAARQEWAVVAASLQQMHTLVKVNFTLGWIAIAIVSLWR, encoded by the coding sequence ATGACCGGATTGCTGATTTTCCTTCACCTTTTGGGCGCGATTGTCTGGATGGGGGGCATGGTTTTCGTGTTGTTCAGCCTGCGCCCCGCTGCATTTGCCGAACTCGAAGTGCCGCAGCGGCCGCGCCTTCTGCTGGCCAGTCTGCAACGATTCTTTTCGCTGGTGTGGCTCAGCATTGCGCTGCTGCTGGCAAGCGGGCTGGGCATGATGCTGCCAGTAGGGTTTGCGCACGCGCCGTTGGCTTGGCACGCCATGTTCGGCATCGGGCTCGTGATGATGGCGCTCTTTGCGCACCTTTTCTTTGCGCCGTTCATGCGCGCGCGCCGCGCCGCAGCACGCCAGGAATGGGCGGTTGTCGCCGCATCGCTTCAGCAAATGCATACGCTGGTCAAGGTGAATTTCACCCTGGGCTGGATCGCCATTGCGATCGTATCGCTATGGCGCTGA
- a CDS encoding ATP synthase subunit I — translation MPKTVQASDSWQDDADSFKAQPLSREQAQALLLAKPGVSVFRVVALQALVGAVVAATAYGIAGRSAALSALYGCVVVMLPAALFAGGMRAWLVNLQPAFALFGFAFGELLKIALTVVLLLLAPRLLPGLNWPAMLIGLVATLQVYWIALLLRGKRSGPATKR, via the coding sequence GTGCCCAAGACAGTGCAAGCTTCCGATTCCTGGCAGGACGACGCCGACAGCTTTAAGGCGCAGCCGCTCTCGCGAGAGCAGGCGCAGGCGTTGCTGCTTGCAAAGCCGGGCGTCTCGGTGTTTCGCGTCGTCGCGCTGCAGGCGTTGGTGGGCGCCGTGGTGGCAGCGACCGCCTACGGTATCGCAGGGCGAAGCGCGGCCTTGTCGGCGCTGTACGGCTGCGTCGTCGTCATGTTGCCTGCGGCGCTGTTCGCCGGTGGCATGCGCGCGTGGCTGGTCAATCTTCAACCTGCATTCGCCTTGTTCGGCTTCGCCTTTGGCGAGTTGCTGAAGATCGCGCTCACCGTTGTTCTCCTGCTCTTGGCTCCGCGCCTGTTGCCTGGTTTGAACTGGCCCGCAATGTTGATCGGCCTGGTTGCCACGCTGCAGGTGTACTGGATCGCTTTGCTGTTGCGCGGCAAACGGTCCGGCCCCGCAACCAAGCGCTGA